In the Variovorax sp. S12S4 genome, one interval contains:
- a CDS encoding acyl-CoA dehydrogenase family protein, which yields MDAELQADRAALADTVRRFAEDEIAPHVQAWEDAGEFPRALYARAAELGLLGLGYPESLGGTPASYSLKLPAWIALARHGKSGGVLASLFSHNIGLPPVVLHASDAVRGEVVPPVLRGEKIAALAITEPGGGSDVAALHTTAHRDGEHYVVNGEKTFITSGMRADWITVAVRTGEERGARAISMLLVPGDTPGLTRTRLAKMGWLCSDTAQLHFDNVRVPARYLLGSEGAGFRMVMGNFNGERIGLAAGALGFAQACLDEALAWSQERKTFGAALIEHQAVRHKLVDMQMRIASTETWIEAVSAQGDACEAEGRFNAPEWVAQVCMLKNHATQTMQFCADQAVQILGGMGFMRGTVSERIYREVKVMMIGGGAEDIMKELAARQLGWL from the coding sequence ATGGACGCCGAACTGCAAGCCGACCGCGCGGCCCTCGCCGACACGGTGCGGCGCTTTGCCGAAGACGAGATCGCGCCGCACGTGCAGGCCTGGGAAGACGCGGGCGAGTTTCCCCGCGCGCTGTATGCGCGTGCGGCGGAGCTGGGTTTGCTGGGCCTCGGCTACCCCGAGTCGCTGGGCGGCACGCCGGCCTCGTATTCACTGAAGCTCCCCGCATGGATTGCGCTCGCGCGCCACGGCAAGAGCGGCGGCGTGCTCGCCAGCCTGTTCTCGCACAACATCGGCCTGCCGCCCGTGGTGCTGCATGCGAGCGATGCGGTGCGCGGCGAGGTCGTGCCGCCGGTGCTGCGCGGCGAGAAGATCGCCGCGCTCGCCATCACCGAGCCCGGCGGCGGCTCCGACGTGGCGGCGCTGCACACCACGGCGCACCGCGACGGCGAACACTACGTGGTGAACGGCGAAAAGACCTTCATCACCTCGGGCATGCGCGCCGACTGGATCACGGTGGCGGTGCGCACCGGCGAAGAGCGCGGCGCCCGCGCCATCTCGATGCTGTTGGTGCCCGGCGACACACCCGGCCTCACGCGCACTCGCCTCGCGAAGATGGGCTGGCTGTGCTCGGACACCGCGCAGCTTCACTTCGACAACGTGCGCGTGCCTGCGCGCTACCTGCTCGGCAGCGAAGGCGCGGGTTTTCGCATGGTCATGGGCAACTTCAACGGCGAACGCATCGGTCTGGCGGCGGGCGCACTCGGCTTTGCGCAGGCCTGCCTCGACGAGGCGCTGGCTTGGTCTCAGGAGCGCAAGACCTTCGGCGCCGCGCTCATCGAGCACCAGGCGGTGCGCCACAAGCTGGTCGACATGCAGATGCGCATTGCGTCCACCGAGACTTGGATCGAGGCTGTATCAGCGCAAGGCGATGCGTGCGAAGCGGAGGGCCGCTTCAACGCGCCCGAGTGGGTCGCGCAGGTTTGCATGCTCAAGAATCACGCGACGCAAACCATGCAGTTCTGTGCCGACCAGGCCGTGCAGATCCTGGGCGGCATGGGTTTCATGCGCGGCACCGTCAGTGAACGCATCTACCGCGAAGTGAAGGTGATGATGATCGGCGGCGGCGCCGAAGACATCATGAAGGAGCTGGCTGCGCGGCAGCTGGGCTGGCTTTAG
- a CDS encoding DUF3820 family protein — protein MKPEDLQRLVTLEMPFGKHKGTLIADLPGNYLNWFAREGFPAGEIGRLLHLMHEIDHNGLSGLLQPLRNRPPRRDVS, from the coding sequence ATGAAACCCGAAGACCTGCAGCGCCTCGTCACGCTCGAAATGCCTTTCGGCAAGCACAAGGGCACCTTGATTGCCGATTTACCCGGCAATTATCTGAATTGGTTCGCACGCGAGGGTTTTCCCGCAGGTGAAATCGGGCGGCTGCTCCATTTGATGCATGAAATAGACCACAACGGGCTCTCCGGCCTTCTGCAACCGTTGCGAAACCGCCCTCCAAGGCGTGATGTTTCGTAA
- a CDS encoding acetyl/propionyl/methylcrotonyl-CoA carboxylase subunit alpha, whose amino-acid sequence MSFSKILVANRGEIAARVMRTARAMGCRTVAVYSTADADAEHVRQADQSVWIGESLPAQSYLNIAAIVDAARASGAQAVHPGYGFLAENAAFAQACRDAGLVFIGPSPEAIRAMGDKAGAKRLMQTAGVPCIPGYQGEDQSQSRLAAEAARIGWPVMIKATAGGGGRGMRLVPSAGAFAALLQSAQSEALNAFGDATVILERAIVAPRHIEIQVFADRHGNAIHLGERDCSVQRRHQKVIEESPSPAVSAALRERMGATAVAAAKAIGYEGAGTLEFLLDAEGRYWFMEMNTRLQVEHPVTEAVTGLDLVELQLRIAAGEPLPLTQQDVRMSGHAIEVRLCAEDPRQGFLPQSGTLAAWRPSAALRTEHALRDGAAVPPFYDSMIAKLVAHGRTRDEARQRLLAGLQDTVALGVATNQQLLQRALAHPVFESGAATTAFIAEQLDGLLAPDDAAEARARLLAALLLQLGEHGWPSPLAHRLPNALRFALDGTNCQARVQPLGAGRFDISIGEHPPVRIDLLTLPGEGYVRFCCNGLAEQAVVAHGPVGRLFFHFRGRPFQLDNLTHVAVAREGVAAADGLLRASMNGRVIALLAAEGDTVAAGQPLVTLEAMKMEHVHCAPRAGRLAALHVAVGAQVAARHVVAEIADA is encoded by the coding sequence ATGAGCTTCAGCAAGATTCTGGTAGCCAACCGCGGCGAGATCGCGGCCCGCGTGATGCGCACCGCGCGTGCCATGGGCTGCCGCACGGTGGCCGTGTATTCGACGGCCGACGCCGACGCGGAGCATGTGCGCCAGGCCGACCAGTCGGTGTGGATCGGCGAATCGCTGCCCGCGCAGAGCTACCTGAACATTGCAGCCATCGTCGATGCCGCGCGTGCGAGCGGCGCGCAAGCGGTGCATCCGGGCTACGGCTTTCTCGCCGAGAACGCGGCGTTCGCACAGGCCTGCCGCGATGCGGGCCTCGTCTTCATCGGCCCCTCGCCCGAAGCCATTCGCGCAATGGGCGACAAGGCCGGCGCGAAGCGGCTGATGCAGACGGCCGGCGTGCCGTGCATTCCGGGCTACCAAGGGGAAGACCAGAGCCAGTCCAGGCTCGCCGCCGAAGCCGCGCGCATCGGCTGGCCCGTGATGATCAAGGCAACAGCCGGAGGCGGCGGACGCGGCATGCGCCTGGTGCCCTCGGCCGGGGCCTTTGCCGCACTGCTGCAGAGCGCGCAATCGGAAGCGCTCAATGCCTTCGGCGATGCGACCGTGATCCTGGAGCGCGCCATCGTGGCGCCGCGCCACATCGAGATCCAGGTGTTCGCCGACCGGCACGGCAACGCCATTCACCTGGGCGAGCGCGACTGCTCGGTGCAGCGGCGGCACCAGAAGGTGATCGAGGAATCGCCCTCGCCGGCCGTTTCCGCAGCGTTGCGCGAACGCATGGGCGCAACGGCGGTCGCCGCCGCAAAGGCCATCGGCTATGAAGGTGCGGGCACGCTGGAGTTCTTGCTCGATGCCGAGGGGCGCTATTGGTTCATGGAAATGAACACGCGGCTGCAGGTGGAGCATCCGGTGACCGAAGCGGTGACGGGGCTCGACCTGGTCGAGTTGCAACTGCGCATCGCGGCCGGTGAACCGCTGCCCTTGACGCAACAGGATGTGCGCATGAGCGGCCACGCGATCGAAGTGCGCCTGTGCGCCGAAGACCCGCGGCAAGGCTTTCTGCCGCAAAGCGGCACGCTCGCCGCGTGGCGTCCGTCAGCCGCCTTGCGCACCGAACACGCGCTGCGCGATGGCGCTGCGGTGCCGCCCTTCTACGACTCGATGATTGCCAAGCTGGTGGCGCACGGCCGCACGCGCGACGAAGCCCGGCAACGGCTGCTCGCCGGCCTGCAAGACACGGTGGCGCTGGGCGTTGCCACGAACCAGCAGCTGCTGCAGCGCGCACTGGCGCATCCGGTGTTCGAAAGCGGTGCGGCGACCACCGCATTCATCGCCGAACAGCTCGACGGCTTGCTCGCACCCGATGACGCGGCCGAAGCGCGCGCCAGGTTGCTCGCTGCGCTGTTGCTCCAGCTCGGAGAGCACGGCTGGCCCTCGCCGCTCGCCCACAGGCTGCCGAATGCATTGCGCTTTGCGCTTGATGGAACGAACTGCCAGGCGCGCGTGCAGCCTCTTGGCGCTGGCCGTTTCGACATTTCCATTGGCGAACATCCTCCCGTGCGCATCGATCTGCTAACGCTGCCCGGCGAAGGGTATGTGCGCTTCTGTTGCAACGGGTTGGCCGAGCAAGCGGTGGTGGCGCACGGACCGGTGGGCCGCCTCTTCTTTCACTTTCGCGGGCGGCCGTTTCAGCTCGACAACCTCACCCATGTCGCTGTCGCGCGCGAGGGTGTTGCTGCCGCCGACGGGCTGCTGCGCGCCTCGATGAACGGCCGCGTCATCGCGCTGCTGGCGGCGGAGGGCGACACCGTGGCCGCCGGCCAGCCGCTCGTCACGCTCGAGGCCATGAAGATGGAACATGTGCACTGCGCGCCGCGTGCCGGCCGGCTGGCCGCGCTGCATGTGGCCGTCGGCGCACAGGTGGCCGCGCGCCATGTGGTGGCGGAAATAGCCGATGCCTGA
- a CDS encoding translation initiation factor Sui1, which produces MKSNQSTALVYSTEAGGRMCPECRAPIAQCRCKELKARVPATDGIVRVSHETKGRKGKGVTVVKGLALDAAALAATGKQLKTACGTGGTVKDGTIEIQGDHRDLVIAALTKQGHVVKRAGG; this is translated from the coding sequence ATGAAGAGCAATCAGTCCACAGCCCTGGTGTATTCCACCGAAGCCGGAGGCCGCATGTGCCCCGAGTGCCGCGCGCCGATCGCGCAGTGCCGCTGCAAGGAGCTCAAGGCGCGCGTTCCGGCCACTGACGGCATTGTGCGTGTATCGCACGAGACCAAGGGCCGCAAAGGCAAGGGCGTGACGGTGGTCAAGGGCCTGGCGCTCGATGCGGCCGCGCTCGCGGCCACGGGCAAACAGCTCAAGACGGCCTGCGGCACGGGCGGCACGGTGAAGGACGGCACCATCGAAATCCAGGGCGACCACCGCGACCTGGTGATCGCGGCCCTCACAAAGCAAGGCCACGTGGTCAAGCGCGCCGGGGGCTGA
- a CDS encoding SDR family oxidoreductase, translated as MNSPSRYRSVFSPGVFAGQVIVVTGGGSGIGRCTAHELASLGAQVVLVGRNAEKLESVRAEIIDDGGKASTQPFDIRQEEAVRSAVAAIVAAHGRIDGLVNNAGGQYITPLAAISAKGWEAVIHTNLTGGFLVARECFLQSMQAHGGAVVNIVADMWGSMPSMGHSGAARAGMVSFTETAALEWAASGVRVNAVAPGYIASSGMDHYPPEAGDMLRAMRGTVPAGRFGNEAETSAAIAFLLSPAASFISGSVLRVDGARPQVRMGWPMALPDKETQQRVAVRPFDGFHRAQTPRVFKNADEPND; from the coding sequence ATGAACTCGCCCTCCCGGTACCGCTCCGTTTTTTCGCCCGGCGTTTTTGCCGGCCAGGTGATCGTCGTCACCGGCGGCGGCTCCGGCATCGGGCGCTGCACGGCGCATGAACTCGCTTCGCTCGGCGCTCAGGTGGTGCTGGTCGGCCGCAATGCAGAGAAGCTCGAGTCGGTGCGGGCCGAAATCATCGATGACGGCGGCAAGGCGAGCACGCAGCCCTTCGACATCCGGCAGGAAGAGGCCGTGCGCAGCGCGGTGGCTGCGATCGTGGCCGCGCACGGACGCATCGACGGGCTGGTGAACAACGCGGGCGGCCAGTACATCACGCCACTCGCGGCCATTTCGGCCAAGGGATGGGAGGCGGTGATCCATACCAATCTCACGGGCGGTTTTCTCGTGGCACGCGAATGCTTTCTGCAGAGCATGCAGGCGCATGGCGGCGCCGTCGTCAACATCGTGGCCGACATGTGGGGCTCGATGCCCAGCATGGGCCACAGCGGCGCGGCGCGCGCGGGCATGGTGAGCTTTACCGAGACCGCCGCGCTCGAATGGGCCGCGAGCGGCGTGCGCGTGAATGCCGTGGCGCCGGGCTACATTGCATCGAGCGGCATGGACCACTACCCGCCCGAAGCAGGCGACATGCTGCGCGCGATGCGCGGCACGGTGCCCGCGGGCCGCTTCGGCAACGAGGCCGAGACCTCCGCCGCCATCGCCTTTTTGTTAAGCCCCGCCGCCAGCTTCATCAGCGGCAGCGTGCTTCGCGTGGATGGCGCACGGCCGCAGGTGCGCATGGGCTGGCCGATGGCACTGCCGGACAAAGAGACGCAGCAGCGTGTGGCCGTGCGGCCCTTCGACGGTTTTCACCGGGCGCAGACGCCGCGTGTCTTCAAGAACGCCGACGAACCGAACGACTGA
- a CDS encoding DEAD/DEAH box helicase has product MPFDSLGLVPALVQAAAESGYAAPTAIQAAAIPAILQGRDVRGSAQTGSGKTAAFSLPLLQRLAAERATSPRRVRALVLVPTRELAAQVGETMRSLAQHLPERLKIAIAFGGVSINPQMMSLRGGADIVVATPGRLLDLVDHNALKLNAVSMLVLDEADRLFDLGFAEELGRILALLPAQRQNLLFSATFPPAIQALADSALRDPAVIDVQGEPGTEPAIVQRVIEVDANRRTQLLRHLLKENEWDRVLVFVATQHAAQTVAEKLYKNGVYAVPFHGDIAQGTRAGILAQFKESRWDVVIATDLAARGIDIAQLPVVINYDLPRSPTDYIHRIGRTGRAGESGLAISFVSAATEAHFRLIEKRQGLSLPRERIEGFEPTEAPVPMVDASGTGGIKGKRPSKKDKLRAANALAAPRQGDGEQND; this is encoded by the coding sequence ATGCCATTCGACTCACTGGGCCTGGTCCCCGCGCTCGTGCAGGCTGCCGCCGAAAGCGGCTATGCCGCCCCGACCGCCATCCAGGCCGCGGCCATTCCCGCAATTCTGCAAGGCCGCGACGTGCGGGGCTCGGCGCAGACCGGCTCCGGCAAGACCGCCGCATTTTCCCTGCCGTTGCTGCAGCGCCTGGCGGCCGAACGTGCCACGTCGCCGCGCCGCGTGCGCGCGCTGGTGCTCGTGCCCACGCGGGAACTCGCCGCCCAAGTGGGCGAAACCATGCGCAGCCTTGCGCAGCACCTGCCCGAGCGGCTCAAGATCGCGATTGCCTTCGGCGGCGTGTCGATCAACCCGCAGATGATGAGCCTGCGCGGCGGCGCCGACATCGTGGTGGCCACGCCGGGCCGGCTGCTCGACCTGGTGGACCACAACGCGCTCAAGCTCAATGCGGTTTCCATGCTCGTGCTCGACGAGGCCGACCGGCTGTTCGACCTTGGCTTTGCCGAGGAGCTGGGCCGCATCCTCGCGCTGCTGCCGGCGCAGCGCCAGAACCTGCTGTTCTCGGCCACCTTCCCGCCCGCCATCCAGGCGCTGGCCGACAGCGCGCTGCGCGACCCGGCGGTGATCGACGTGCAGGGCGAGCCCGGCACCGAGCCCGCCATCGTGCAGCGCGTGATCGAGGTCGACGCCAACCGCCGCACGCAGCTGCTTCGCCATCTGCTGAAGGAGAACGAGTGGGACCGGGTGCTGGTCTTCGTCGCCACGCAGCATGCGGCCCAGACCGTGGCCGAGAAGCTCTACAAGAACGGTGTCTATGCGGTGCCCTTCCACGGCGACATTGCACAGGGCACGCGCGCCGGCATCCTCGCGCAGTTCAAGGAGAGCCGCTGGGACGTGGTGATTGCCACCGACCTGGCCGCACGCGGCATCGACATTGCACAGCTGCCGGTCGTCATCAACTACGACCTGCCGCGCTCGCCCACCGACTACATCCACCGCATCGGCCGCACCGGCCGTGCCGGCGAAAGCGGGCTGGCGATCAGCTTTGTGAGCGCTGCGACCGAGGCGCACTTTCGCCTGATCGAAAAACGCCAGGGCCTCAGCCTCCCACGCGAACGCATCGAAGGCTTCGAGCCGACTGAAGCCCCCGTGCCGATGGTCGATGCCTCGGGCACCGGCGGCATCAAGGGCAAGCGGCCGAGCAAGAAGGACAAGCTGCGTGCCGCAAACGCACTGGCCGCGCCGCGGCAGGGCGACGGCGAGCAGAACGACTGA
- a CDS encoding acyl-CoA dehydrogenase family protein, with amino-acid sequence MQYTHEHLEIQKTLRRFIDEEINPHVDAWEEAEIFPAHEVFKKLGNLGMLGLNKPEAFGGAGLDYSYAMAMAEALGHVNCGGVPMAIGVQTDMCTPALARFGSDELRREFLAPAIAGDMVGCIGVSEPGAGSDVAGLKSHARKEGGDYLISGQKMWITNSLQADWMCMLVNTGDGPVHRNKSLVMVPMDSPGIEKAKKIRKIGMHSSDTGLIYFDNVRVPQRYRIGEEGQGFVYQMQQFQEERLWAAASSLEPMEDCIAQTIGWAQERKIFGATLADQQWVQFKLAELKTEVEALRALTYRACDLHVQGQDVLELASMAKLKTGRLTRQVADTCLQFWGGMGFTLENRVSRLYRDGRLGSIGGGADEVMLGILAKTMGIAKRPPRG; translated from the coding sequence ATGCAGTACACCCACGAGCACCTCGAGATTCAGAAGACGCTGCGCCGCTTCATCGACGAAGAGATCAATCCGCATGTCGACGCATGGGAAGAAGCCGAGATCTTTCCCGCACACGAGGTCTTCAAGAAGCTCGGCAACCTGGGCATGCTGGGCCTGAACAAGCCCGAAGCCTTCGGCGGTGCCGGGCTCGACTATTCGTATGCGATGGCCATGGCGGAAGCGCTGGGCCACGTGAACTGCGGCGGCGTGCCGATGGCGATTGGCGTGCAGACCGACATGTGCACGCCCGCGCTCGCGCGCTTCGGCAGCGACGAACTGCGGCGCGAGTTCCTGGCACCTGCCATCGCGGGCGACATGGTCGGCTGCATCGGCGTGAGCGAGCCCGGCGCGGGCAGCGACGTGGCGGGCCTGAAGAGCCATGCGCGCAAGGAGGGCGGCGACTACCTCATCAGCGGCCAGAAGATGTGGATCACCAACAGCCTGCAAGCCGACTGGATGTGCATGCTGGTCAACACCGGTGATGGACCCGTGCATCGCAACAAGTCGCTCGTGATGGTGCCGATGGACAGCCCCGGCATCGAGAAGGCGAAAAAAATCCGCAAGATCGGCATGCACTCGAGCGACACGGGGCTCATCTATTTCGACAACGTGCGCGTGCCCCAGCGCTATCGCATCGGCGAGGAAGGACAGGGCTTCGTCTACCAGATGCAGCAGTTCCAGGAAGAGCGGCTGTGGGCTGCCGCGAGCTCGCTCGAACCGATGGAAGACTGCATTGCGCAGACCATCGGATGGGCGCAGGAGCGCAAGATCTTCGGCGCCACGCTGGCCGACCAGCAGTGGGTGCAGTTCAAGCTCGCCGAGCTCAAGACCGAAGTGGAGGCGCTGCGCGCCCTCACCTACCGCGCCTGCGACCTGCATGTGCAGGGCCAGGACGTGCTCGAGCTGGCATCGATGGCCAAGCTCAAGACCGGCCGGCTTACGCGGCAGGTGGCCGACACCTGCCTGCAGTTCTGGGGTGGCATGGGCTTCACGCTCGAGAACCGCGTTTCCCGCCTTTACCGCGACGGGCGTCTCGGCTCGATCGGCGGGGGCGCGGACGAGGTGATGCTCGGCATCCTCGCCAAGACGATGGGCATCGCCAAGCGACCGCCGCGCGGCTGA
- a CDS encoding acyl-CoA carboxylase subunit beta: MPAIESRLHAASESFQAHRAGMLALLAEVRSHEARSAAASNASAERFAGRGQLLPRERLALLLDTGAPFLPLASLAGLGHDHQDLGRSVPGGGVIAGIGRVAGVRCMVSASDSGIDAGALQPMGLDKQLRMQEIALENKLPYVQLVESAGANLMQYRVQDFVRGGGIFRNLARLSAAGLPVVTVTHGSSTAGGAYQTGLSDYIVMVRDRTRAFLAGPPLLKAATGEIATEEELGGAVMHTHISGLGDYLAEDDRDAIRIARSILGGIDWTRDEAPRKFAPPLYEAEELLGIMPGDGRRPVDMREVIARIADGSEFLGFSEHYGSATVCGHIRLEGHAVGIVTNNGPIDSDGATKATHFIQACCQSRTPIVYLQNITGYMVGRAHEEAGIIKHGAKMIQAVTSATVPQITLHCGASYGAGNYGMCGRGFAPRFCFSWPNARTAVMGGEQAARTMAIVMEAGMARKGAVDHAKIDAMQQQIVERFDRQMSVFTTSALLLDDGVIDPRDTRAVLAEVLSVCRDADARMPQAMQFSVARP; the protein is encoded by the coding sequence ATGCCCGCCATCGAATCCCGGCTGCACGCGGCCAGCGAATCCTTCCAGGCCCATCGCGCCGGCATGCTCGCGCTGCTTGCCGAGGTGCGGTCGCACGAGGCGCGCTCGGCGGCGGCCTCGAATGCCTCGGCCGAGCGTTTTGCCGGGCGCGGGCAGCTGCTGCCGCGCGAGCGCCTGGCGCTGCTGCTCGACACCGGCGCGCCTTTTCTGCCGCTGGCCTCGCTGGCCGGCCTGGGCCATGACCACCAGGACCTCGGCAGGAGCGTGCCCGGCGGCGGGGTGATCGCGGGCATTGGGCGGGTGGCCGGCGTGCGCTGCATGGTGAGCGCTTCCGACTCCGGCATCGACGCCGGTGCGCTGCAGCCGATGGGCCTGGACAAGCAGCTGCGCATGCAGGAGATCGCGCTCGAAAACAAGCTGCCCTATGTTCAGCTGGTGGAAAGCGCGGGCGCCAATCTCATGCAATACCGCGTGCAGGACTTCGTGCGCGGCGGCGGCATCTTTCGCAACCTGGCGCGGCTCTCGGCCGCGGGGCTTCCGGTGGTGACCGTGACACACGGCTCCTCGACCGCGGGCGGCGCCTACCAGACGGGCCTTTCAGACTACATCGTGATGGTGCGGGACCGCACCCGCGCGTTCCTGGCCGGCCCGCCGCTGCTCAAGGCCGCCACCGGCGAAATTGCCACCGAGGAAGAGCTGGGCGGCGCCGTGATGCACACGCACATCTCGGGCTTGGGCGACTACCTGGCGGAAGACGACCGCGACGCCATTCGCATCGCCCGCTCCATCCTGGGCGGCATCGACTGGACCCGCGACGAAGCCCCGCGCAAGTTTGCGCCGCCGCTCTATGAAGCCGAAGAACTGCTCGGCATCATGCCGGGCGACGGGCGCCGGCCGGTCGACATGCGCGAGGTGATTGCGCGCATTGCCGACGGCTCCGAGTTCCTCGGATTCAGCGAGCACTACGGCAGCGCGACGGTGTGCGGCCACATCCGGCTCGAAGGCCATGCCGTGGGCATCGTCACCAACAACGGCCCCATCGACTCCGACGGCGCCACCAAGGCCACGCATTTCATCCAGGCCTGCTGCCAGTCGCGCACGCCCATCGTGTACCTGCAGAACATCACGGGCTACATGGTGGGCCGCGCGCATGAGGAGGCCGGCATCATCAAGCACGGCGCCAAGATGATCCAGGCGGTGACCAGCGCCACCGTGCCGCAGATCACGCTGCATTGCGGCGCCTCCTACGGCGCGGGCAACTACGGCATGTGCGGCCGCGGCTTCGCGCCGCGCTTCTGCTTTTCATGGCCGAACGCGCGCACTGCCGTGATGGGCGGCGAGCAGGCGGCAAGAACCATGGCCATCGTGATGGAAGCGGGCATGGCGCGCAAAGGTGCTGTCGATCACGCGAAGATCGATGCGATGCAGCAGCAGATCGTCGAGCGCTTCGATCGGCAGATGAGCGTGTTCACCACCAGCGCGCTGCTGCTGGACGACGGCGTGATCGACCCGCGCGACACGCGGGCGGTGCTGGCCGAAGTGCTCTCCGTCTGCCGCGATGCCGATGCGCGCATGCCGCAGGCCATGCAGTTCTCGGTGGCGCGGCCATGA
- a CDS encoding MHYT domain-containing protein has translation MTPLVVGQLLSPEYSLGLVALSFLISFAGSLVALICAGRMVGADGKPNLAVVACAAVALGGIGIWSMHFIGMLAYRLPVGISYNVPLTVVSLVAAILISGIALYLAGGRSKFSKPGWLAGSLLAGLGVCVMHYMGMFAMNMRASMDFDLNIVGLSVAIAITAAGAALWLAFNLRRLSHKVAAAAVMGVAVCTMHYVGMSAANMICTAAAPTDALAIGGNYMGLSVFGTAGAVLIFIYWVITGTSLDAPAAARRVRTS, from the coding sequence ATGACCCCCCTCGTTGTTGGCCAGTTGCTATCGCCCGAGTATTCGCTCGGCCTGGTGGCGCTCTCTTTCCTCATTTCGTTCGCGGGTTCTTTGGTGGCGCTGATCTGCGCAGGGCGCATGGTCGGGGCGGACGGTAAACCGAACCTGGCGGTGGTGGCTTGCGCCGCCGTGGCGCTGGGCGGCATCGGCATCTGGTCGATGCATTTCATCGGCATGCTGGCCTACCGGCTGCCGGTGGGCATTTCATACAACGTGCCGCTGACCGTCGTGTCCCTGGTGGCGGCCATCCTCATCTCCGGCATTGCGCTATACCTGGCGGGCGGGCGAAGCAAATTCAGCAAGCCGGGCTGGCTGGCCGGCAGCCTGCTGGCGGGCCTGGGCGTTTGCGTGATGCACTACATGGGCATGTTTGCCATGAACATGCGCGCCTCGATGGATTTCGATCTCAACATCGTCGGCCTGTCCGTGGCCATTGCCATCACTGCCGCGGGCGCGGCCCTGTGGCTGGCCTTCAACCTGCGCCGGCTGAGCCACAAGGTGGCCGCCGCCGCGGTGATGGGCGTGGCGGTGTGCACCATGCATTACGTGGGCATGAGCGCCGCCAACATGATCTGCACTGCCGCCGCTCCGACCGATGCGCTCGCCATCGGCGGCAACTACATGGGCTTGTCGGTGTTCGGCACGGCCGGCGCGGTGCTGATCTTCATCTACTGGGTGATCACGGGCACCAGCCTGGATGCCCCCGCTGCGGCGCGGCGGGTCCGCACCAGCTAA
- a CDS encoding tripartite tricarboxylate transporter TctB family protein — translation MRIKSQADFFSGVMFTAVGGAFAIGATTYTIGDGARMGPGYFPLMLGILLAVLGGAIMFQAMVVETAGGDPIGKWAWKPLAFVLGANLAFGVLLGGLPSIGLPAMGMIVAIYALTIISSMAGQHFKLRDVLVLSTILAAGSYVAFIWALKLQIQVWPTFISG, via the coding sequence ATGCGCATCAAGAGTCAGGCTGACTTCTTTTCGGGAGTCATGTTCACAGCCGTAGGCGGCGCCTTCGCCATCGGCGCCACCACCTACACCATCGGCGACGGTGCCCGCATGGGGCCCGGCTACTTTCCGCTCATGCTGGGCATTTTGCTGGCGGTGCTCGGCGGGGCCATCATGTTCCAGGCGATGGTGGTCGAAACCGCCGGCGGCGACCCGATCGGCAAATGGGCCTGGAAGCCGCTGGCCTTCGTGCTGGGCGCCAACCTGGCCTTCGGCGTGCTGCTCGGCGGACTGCCGAGCATCGGCCTTCCCGCCATGGGGATGATCGTCGCGATCTACGCGCTCACCATCATCTCGAGCATGGCCGGCCAGCACTTCAAGCTGCGCGACGTGCTGGTGCTGTCGACCATCCTGGCGGCCGGCAGCTACGTGGCCTTTATCTGGGCGCTCAAGCTCCAGATCCAGGTCTGGCCTACTTTCATTTCGGGTTGA